Proteins co-encoded in one Candidatus Korarchaeum sp. genomic window:
- a CDS encoding M20/M25/M40 family metallo-hydrolase, whose amino-acid sequence MGPIDKERLKNILIDLVGIKSFRGREGELIYYLQDLLAKYVDKVVHQPVRDCAGNLIAFKNLKEDNILFLAHTDTFELYSDWTKNPWGELEGDIFYGLGAYDDKSTLAAMVEAIMSLPEGEGKGVVLAAVCDAEGFSRGTYELLRSNLLPKVRGAIVAGPTNMRLFRGAYGRFVFDVDVIGVSSLGTEEAGVNAIIEAAKIILWAIELPKVDGIGGSVAPLTIKSPELVIAHPDRCLVRLDRHYPPGQDPGVIRKRFMEYLRKTPELKAKISISLMKRPTPFMEPYELPENDEFLEYVQEVCERTIGRRLETSVYWTVSDANYLNKLGNIKAVIMGPSGGNHHSPDEYVHIPSVYALAEILSAILRG is encoded by the coding sequence ATGGGCCCGATAGACAAGGAGAGACTGAAGAATATTTTAATCGATCTAGTAGGGATAAAGAGCTTCAGAGGGAGGGAAGGGGAGCTCATATACTACCTCCAGGACTTATTAGCTAAATATGTAGATAAAGTTGTACATCAACCAGTTAGAGATTGCGCAGGGAACTTGATAGCATTCAAGAACTTGAAAGAAGACAATATCCTCTTTTTAGCCCACACGGATACCTTCGAACTCTATTCAGATTGGACGAAGAACCCGTGGGGGGAGCTAGAGGGTGACATCTTCTATGGGCTCGGGGCTTATGACGATAAGAGTACCTTGGCAGCGATGGTAGAAGCTATCATGAGCCTCCCGGAGGGCGAGGGGAAAGGAGTTGTATTAGCCGCTGTCTGCGATGCTGAGGGATTTAGCAGGGGGACTTATGAGCTCCTGAGGAGCAATTTGCTTCCGAAAGTGAGGGGCGCAATAGTTGCAGGACCAACGAACATGAGGTTATTCAGAGGAGCTTACGGGAGGTTCGTGTTCGATGTAGATGTCATAGGGGTCTCGTCGTTAGGGACTGAGGAAGCCGGTGTCAATGCTATAATAGAGGCAGCTAAGATAATACTATGGGCTATAGAGCTTCCTAAAGTAGATGGTATAGGTGGAAGTGTCGCTCCTCTGACTATAAAGTCCCCTGAACTGGTAATAGCACATCCGGATAGGTGCTTAGTCAGGTTAGATAGGCACTACCCACCCGGTCAGGATCCCGGGGTGATAAGGAAGAGGTTCATGGAGTACCTCAGGAAGACCCCGGAACTCAAAGCTAAGATCTCTATCTCCCTCATGAAGAGACCCACTCCCTTCATGGAACCTTACGAATTGCCTGAAAACGATGAATTCTTGGAGTACGTTCAGGAAGTTTGTGAGAGGACTATCGGGAGGAGGCTCGAGACCTCCGTTTATTGGACGGTATCCGATGCGAATTACTTGAACAAACTGGGGAACATAAAGGCAGTCATAATGGGACCATCCGGTGGGAATCACCATTCTCCAGATGAGTATGTCCATATACCATCAGTTTACGCACTCGCGGAGATACTCAGTGCGATATTGAGGGGCTAG
- a CDS encoding proteasome subunit beta, translating to MVLATALGLRFDGGVVLAADRRVSYNGFILSKSARKVFLINERVGVSTAGLPGDFQELVDVLKYNITMYELESERIATPTNVAKLLSIMLYQGRFSGIYYAELIVGGIDNSGPKIFVLDPAGGLMEESFSAVGSGAQIATGILERFFKEGMSEKEAVELAERAMREAISRDALSGDGIDLLIITNRGNRMEFIPIRTA from the coding sequence GTGGTACTAGCGACAGCTTTAGGGCTCAGATTCGATGGAGGAGTTGTCTTAGCTGCAGATAGGAGAGTCTCTTACAATGGATTCATCTTAAGTAAGTCCGCTAGGAAGGTCTTCCTGATAAATGAGAGAGTGGGCGTATCTACAGCTGGTCTGCCCGGTGATTTCCAAGAGCTAGTGGATGTCCTGAAATACAACATAACGATGTATGAGCTCGAGAGCGAGAGAATCGCTACCCCAACTAATGTAGCGAAATTGCTCTCGATAATGTTATATCAAGGGAGATTCAGCGGGATATATTATGCCGAGCTCATAGTCGGGGGGATAGATAATAGCGGTCCCAAGATATTCGTCCTAGATCCTGCAGGAGGCCTGATGGAGGAGAGCTTCTCAGCCGTTGGGAGCGGCGCTCAGATAGCGACGGGAATATTGGAGAGGTTCTTTAAGGAAGGTATGAGTGAGAAGGAGGCTGTTGAACTCGCTGAGAGGGCTATGAGAGAAGCTATATCTAGGGACGCCCTCTCGGGCGATGGAATAGATCTCCTTATTATAACGAATAGGGGCAATAGGATGGAGTTCATACCCATTAGGACCGCGTGA
- a CDS encoding C25 family cysteine peptidase produces the protein MEKLDPHKLAYALLYASESLEDISVHDVLTLVNQTDEFEDKLSRGRDVSVIFYSSDGVEYSFLASYTALLKNASLLDADYNFDPSLLRNVSYVIVVTRPITKDSYQRYKHLLEILTEIDEDPYIDASFGLITGNYIETPFLMLLASESSQRPQEFIGISLIEDLPLARKVEWISSLMGIPSKIYHPDISYSNLTGDLVKSLLRGRSIIYLSLHGNPYVMALKSDSHPVITASTIRGSAIPGSIIITLSCDTLKFEELVNPEESIAYSFLDSGALAYVGSTKVEFSVSSEFGTSYPDLILMLLMSGESLGDAVRIVNNLRIRESGGISDDRAANELLLGDPTIKLRPSDLPFGVREGRGVYRVSILNETPTIFLRVPERGPPSINSDKPSIYSNWFEDEEGTFIYITTLSTAYAGYFSPGDNIEVKIGKSFDFMKLLPYISILVITLFTISILFKSCRDLSIFINESS, from the coding sequence TTGGAAAAGTTGGATCCGCATAAGCTAGCTTACGCGCTCCTATACGCCTCAGAATCCCTCGAGGATATCTCAGTCCATGACGTACTAACTTTAGTGAATCAAACTGACGAATTTGAGGACAAACTTTCGAGAGGAAGGGACGTTTCCGTAATATTCTACAGCTCTGATGGGGTCGAATACTCCTTCCTAGCGAGTTACACGGCTTTGTTAAAGAACGCATCTCTCTTGGATGCTGATTATAACTTCGATCCCTCGCTCCTGAGGAACGTCTCATACGTTATCGTGGTAACGAGACCCATCACTAAGGATAGCTATCAGAGATACAAGCATCTACTGGAGATTTTGACGGAGATAGATGAAGATCCATATATAGATGCCTCCTTCGGCTTGATCACCGGGAACTATATAGAAACACCCTTCCTCATGCTCCTAGCTAGTGAGTCATCCCAGAGACCTCAGGAATTCATCGGGATCTCACTAATAGAGGATCTCCCCCTAGCTAGGAAAGTCGAGTGGATCTCCTCCCTCATGGGCATCCCCTCTAAGATCTACCACCCCGATATCAGTTACTCTAACTTAACGGGAGATCTCGTAAAATCCTTATTGAGGGGCAGGAGCATTATATACCTATCGCTTCACGGGAACCCCTATGTTATGGCATTGAAATCAGATAGTCATCCTGTGATCACAGCTTCTACTATCAGGGGCTCTGCAATCCCCGGATCTATTATCATCACGCTCTCATGCGATACCCTTAAGTTCGAAGAGCTAGTGAACCCAGAGGAATCCATCGCATACTCTTTCCTAGATTCCGGTGCTCTCGCATACGTTGGATCTACAAAAGTGGAATTCAGCGTCAGTTCAGAGTTCGGGACTTCTTATCCGGATCTGATTCTCATGCTATTGATGAGTGGGGAGAGCTTAGGGGATGCCGTCAGGATAGTGAACAACTTACGCATAAGGGAATCAGGAGGCATATCTGATGACAGAGCGGCAAACGAACTACTTCTAGGGGATCCTACCATTAAGTTAAGGCCTAGTGACCTCCCCTTCGGAGTTAGAGAGGGGAGAGGGGTTTATCGGGTGAGTATATTGAATGAGACGCCTACAATATTCTTAAGGGTACCTGAGAGAGGACCTCCATCTATCAATTCCGATAAGCCAAGCATATACTCAAATTGGTTTGAAGATGAAGAAGGGACCTTCATATATATAACTACACTATCGACTGCTTACGCTGGCTACTTCAGTCCGGGAGATAATATTGAAGTTAAGATAGGGAAGAGCTTTGATTTCATGAAGCTTCTTCCGTATATCTCGATTTTAGTTATCACATTATTCACAATATCGATCCTATTCAAGTCCTGTAGGGATCTAAGTATTTTTATAAATGAGTCGAGTTGA